From a region of the Thermomicrobium roseum DSM 5159 genome:
- a CDS encoding DsrE family protein, with protein sequence MSEETKKILYVQTHGVDTPERSATPFFLAAAAAAMEIEAAIYFTMNGPTLLKKGVPETLVVPKAGGGGAKLKHFIDQALDLGVKLYVCQPSLDLHGLTMDDLIEGVQMIGGAAFNLMALEADAVVAF encoded by the coding sequence ATGAGCGAGGAGACCAAAAAGATCTTGTATGTCCAGACCCACGGTGTGGACACGCCGGAACGCAGCGCCACCCCCTTCTTCTTAGCAGCGGCAGCTGCCGCCATGGAGATCGAAGCCGCGATCTACTTCACCATGAACGGCCCGACACTCCTCAAGAAGGGGGTCCCAGAAACCTTGGTGGTACCGAAAGCTGGGGGCGGCGGCGCCAAGCTCAAGCACTTCATCGATCAGGCACTCGATTTGGGCGTCAAACTCTACGTCTGCCAGCCATCGCTCGATCTGCACGGCCTGACGATGGACGACCTCATCGAGGGAGTGCAGATGATCGGCGGTGCGGCGTTCAACCTGATGGCGTTGGAGGCCGACGCAGTGGTGGCGTTCTGA
- a CDS encoding ferritin-like domain-containing protein, producing the protein MDKKTLIDGLNQDLAGEFQAIIMYIHYAAAATGVDRIELAEFFQKEIQDELRHALFLANKITALGGEPVDEPLPVPRANSNREMIERVLEAEERTIKSYVERMKQAEEFGDYGLANDLQEIISDETRHKEECEKLLRGVA; encoded by the coding sequence ATGGACAAGAAAACGCTCATCGATGGACTGAACCAGGATCTGGCGGGCGAATTCCAGGCCATCATCATGTACATCCACTACGCTGCCGCAGCGACCGGTGTGGATCGCATCGAACTGGCTGAGTTCTTCCAGAAGGAGATCCAGGACGAGCTTCGTCATGCGCTGTTCCTGGCCAACAAGATCACTGCGCTCGGCGGCGAGCCGGTCGATGAGCCGCTGCCGGTACCCAGGGCGAACTCGAATCGGGAAATGATCGAACGGGTGCTGGAAGCAGAGGAACGTACCATCAAGAGCTACGTCGAGCGCATGAAGCAGGCCGAAGAGTTCGGCGACTACGGCCTGGCGAACGACCTCCAGGAGATCATCTCAGACGAGACGCGCCACAAGGAGGAGTGCGAGAAACTCCTCCGCGGCGTCGCTTGA
- a CDS encoding GNAT family N-acetyltransferase has product MTGIESETRSAQPRAIRVEPVRTPEELEIVYQIRREVFDQEQHLTTWVHDYPEDGAGLNVLAWIDGEAVGTGRVTLWGDEAQIAWVAVRKPYRGQGVGRAIMERLIRWAEEQGARTVTLNAQTHALEFYRKLGFRPIGRPFSMAHIEHQFMERELRPVRTKGGQ; this is encoded by the coding sequence ATGACCGGCATCGAATCAGAAACGCGTTCCGCGCAGCCACGAGCGATCCGGGTGGAGCCGGTACGGACCCCGGAGGAACTCGAGATCGTCTACCAGATCCGCCGCGAGGTGTTCGATCAGGAACAGCACCTGACGACGTGGGTGCACGATTATCCGGAGGATGGTGCGGGACTGAACGTGCTCGCCTGGATCGACGGGGAAGCCGTTGGAACAGGGCGGGTCACGCTCTGGGGTGACGAGGCACAGATCGCCTGGGTGGCGGTCCGCAAGCCCTACCGTGGGCAAGGCGTCGGGCGAGCCATCATGGAGCGACTGATCCGCTGGGCAGAGGAACAGGGCGCACGAACGGTCACGCTCAATGCTCAAACACACGCTCTCGAGTTCTATCGCAAGTTGGGTTTCCGACCGATCGGTCGGCCGTTTTCCATGGCCCACATCGAGCATCAGTTCATGGAGCGCGAGCTCCGCCCGGTCCGAACGAAGGGAGGCCAGTGA
- a CDS encoding DsrE/DsrF/DrsH-like family protein translates to MSRRDPEAPRRLAIIASKGTLDFAYPPFILGSTAAAMGWEVAIFFTFYGLPLLLRNYDPKVSPLGNPAMPLKMPFGPPALRQISWPIPALVEALPGFSHLATTLMQQTFKEKGVPSLLELRQLCIDAGVNLIACQMTMDVFGFKKEDFIPECTVGGAATFLEFAADADVSLFI, encoded by the coding sequence ATGTCCCGTCGCGATCCGGAAGCGCCCCGGCGACTCGCGATCATCGCGAGCAAAGGAACGCTCGATTTTGCCTATCCGCCCTTCATCCTCGGTTCCACGGCAGCGGCGATGGGTTGGGAAGTCGCGATCTTCTTTACCTTCTACGGCCTTCCCTTGCTGCTGAGAAATTACGATCCCAAAGTCAGTCCGCTCGGCAATCCTGCCATGCCGCTCAAGATGCCGTTCGGTCCACCAGCACTCCGCCAGATCTCCTGGCCGATCCCCGCGCTCGTCGAGGCACTACCCGGCTTCTCACACCTCGCGACGACTTTGATGCAGCAGACCTTCAAGGAAAAGGGGGTTCCCTCCTTGCTCGAGCTGCGGCAACTGTGCATCGATGCGGGCGTCAATCTCATCGCGTGCCAGATGACGATGGACGTCTTCGGCTTCAAGAAGGAGGACTTCATCCCCGAGTGCACGGTCGGTGGTGCCGCGACCTTCTTAGAGTTCGCAGCTGATGCGGATGTCTCGCTCTTCATCTGA
- the gcvPB gene encoding aminomethyl-transferring glycine dehydrogenase subunit GcvPB — protein MRVEPLIFELSKPGRTGTSVPDLDVPEAPLPVEHVRDDLPLPEVSEIDVVRHFTRLSQLNHAVDIDFYPLGSCTMKYNPKINELVARFPGFAHLHPLQDPRTVQGILRLMYELQGFLAEIAGFDAVSLQPAAGAHGELTGILIARAYFDARGEHERRTVIIPDSAHGTNPATAAMAGFRVVEVKSDARGNVDIEQLRQLVGPDTAAIMITNPNTLGLWDENITEIVDLIHSVGGLVYNDGANFNALLGIARPGDFGVDIMHFNLHKTFSTPHGGGGPGSGPVGVKAHLAEFLPGPIVVRRPGEDPEYTWHWPERSIGKIHSFHGNVGMHIRAYAYIRMHGGSGLRRVSEDAVLAANYLLARLRDVYEVPYDRTCMHEFVLSAVRQKRHGVRAMDIAKRLLDFGLHPPTVAFPLIVQEALMIEPTETESLETLDRFVAAMRQIAEEVERDPEFVRQAPHQTFYKRLDEVRANRELDLRWQPERATAATP, from the coding sequence ATGCGCGTGGAACCGCTCATTTTCGAGCTTTCCAAGCCGGGACGGACGGGTACCTCGGTACCGGATCTCGATGTCCCGGAGGCACCACTGCCCGTCGAACACGTGCGGGACGATTTGCCGCTCCCCGAAGTCAGCGAGATCGATGTCGTGCGGCACTTCACCCGCCTCTCGCAGCTCAACCATGCCGTCGATATCGACTTTTACCCGCTGGGCTCCTGCACCATGAAGTACAACCCGAAGATCAACGAGCTGGTGGCTCGCTTTCCCGGTTTCGCACATCTCCATCCGCTCCAGGATCCGCGAACCGTGCAAGGCATTCTTCGCCTGATGTATGAACTGCAAGGGTTCCTGGCGGAGATCGCTGGCTTCGACGCCGTCTCGCTGCAGCCAGCCGCTGGCGCGCACGGAGAACTCACCGGCATCCTCATCGCGCGAGCGTACTTCGATGCCCGCGGCGAACACGAGCGCCGGACCGTCATCATCCCGGATTCGGCACACGGCACCAATCCAGCCACCGCAGCCATGGCCGGATTCCGGGTCGTCGAAGTCAAGTCGGATGCGCGTGGCAATGTGGATATCGAACAATTGCGGCAGCTCGTCGGGCCGGACACCGCAGCGATCATGATCACCAACCCTAACACGCTCGGTCTCTGGGACGAGAACATCACCGAGATCGTCGACCTGATCCACAGCGTCGGCGGACTCGTCTACAACGACGGTGCGAACTTCAACGCGCTGCTCGGCATCGCGCGCCCCGGCGACTTCGGCGTCGACATTATGCACTTCAACTTGCACAAGACCTTCTCGACACCGCACGGCGGTGGCGGCCCGGGAAGTGGGCCGGTCGGGGTCAAAGCGCACCTCGCCGAGTTCCTCCCTGGCCCGATCGTCGTACGACGCCCCGGCGAGGATCCCGAGTACACCTGGCACTGGCCTGAGCGCTCCATCGGCAAGATCCATTCCTTCCACGGGAATGTCGGGATGCACATCCGCGCCTATGCGTACATCCGTATGCACGGCGGGAGCGGACTCCGCCGAGTCAGCGAGGACGCCGTGCTGGCAGCCAACTATCTCCTGGCCCGTCTGCGCGATGTGTACGAGGTGCCGTACGACCGGACCTGCATGCACGAGTTCGTGCTCTCTGCTGTGCGCCAGAAGCGGCATGGTGTGCGAGCGATGGATATCGCCAAGCGCTTGCTCGATTTCGGTCTCCACCCACCGACGGTCGCCTTCCCCTTGATCGTCCAGGAAGCGCTGATGATCGAGCCCACCGAGACGGAGAGTCTGGAAACGCTCGACCGCTTCGTCGCGGCCATGCGGCAGATCGCCGAGGAAGTGGAGCGCGATCCAGAATTCGTGCGTCAGGCACCGCACCAGACCTTCTACAAGCGATTGGACGAGGTGCGCGCCAATCGGGAACTGGATCTGCGCTGGCAACCGGAGCGGGCGACTGCCGCCACTCCCTGA
- a CDS encoding 4Fe-4S dicluster domain-containing protein, producing MSVATWSPTKSGQRYADVPEERKRELFEEVKSDPRYPDFLYGCYECGICVSACPSARFYDFSPRVIAQALAREDVERFYEILMEDIWNCAQCFSCVRCPRGNNPGGLVTLMREVAVRHGLERAQQALQGYSRVIYKIMLKGNQVSPDMLQPDFFPDWGPWVREFSRNMTAWRKAIPVDTLRNVTDAAWRTDDKTLRELYTIWFETGNMEVIREVDEGLYELLVEIMEEELEAVE from the coding sequence ATGAGCGTCGCGACCTGGAGCCCGACGAAAAGCGGGCAACGCTACGCTGACGTTCCGGAAGAACGCAAGCGGGAACTCTTCGAAGAAGTCAAGAGCGATCCCCGCTATCCGGATTTCCTCTATGGATGCTATGAATGCGGCATCTGCGTCTCCGCTTGCCCCTCGGCTCGCTTTTACGACTTCAGTCCTCGCGTCATCGCGCAAGCGCTCGCCCGCGAGGACGTCGAGCGCTTCTACGAAATCCTCATGGAAGACATCTGGAATTGCGCCCAGTGCTTCTCCTGCGTGCGCTGCCCGCGTGGCAACAATCCGGGCGGGCTGGTCACCCTGATGCGCGAAGTCGCTGTCCGCCATGGGCTCGAGCGCGCTCAGCAGGCACTCCAAGGGTACAGCCGGGTCATCTACAAGATCATGCTCAAGGGGAATCAGGTTTCCCCCGACATGCTCCAGCCCGATTTCTTCCCCGATTGGGGACCATGGGTGCGCGAATTCAGCCGCAACATGACAGCCTGGCGGAAGGCGATTCCCGTCGACACGCTGCGCAACGTGACCGATGCCGCCTGGCGGACCGACGACAAGACTCTGCGCGAGCTCTACACCATCTGGTTCGAGACTGGAAACATGGAGGTGATCCGCGAGGTCGACGAAGGTCTCTACGAACTCCTGGTCGAAATCATGGAAGAGGAACTGGAGGCGGTGGAATGA
- a CDS encoding haloacid dehalogenase yields the protein MDATAIVRITERVLARLDLLNSARERALAETRQITRLSANAVRAVHRGEFAEAGALLEEARRIKEALTAHLADYPAIYWSGYVQDAHKEYAEASLTLALVAGRPIPSPETLQVEDAVYLNALGEACGELRRHILDLIRAGDLARAETVLAVMDEIYGVLVQVDYPDAVTNGLRRTTDMVRGVLERTRGDLTLAVEQQKLSDALAQARRAVGLGEPGQPS from the coding sequence ATGGATGCCACGGCGATCGTCCGAATCACCGAACGCGTTCTCGCGCGACTCGATCTTCTGAACAGTGCTCGGGAGCGTGCGCTGGCGGAAACGCGCCAGATCACCCGCTTGAGCGCCAATGCCGTTCGGGCTGTCCATCGGGGCGAGTTCGCCGAAGCGGGGGCGCTACTCGAAGAGGCGCGGCGGATCAAGGAAGCACTGACAGCTCATCTGGCCGACTACCCAGCGATCTACTGGTCCGGCTATGTCCAAGATGCGCACAAGGAATATGCGGAGGCGAGCCTGACGCTCGCGCTGGTGGCTGGTCGGCCGATTCCCAGCCCGGAGACGCTTCAGGTCGAAGATGCGGTCTACTTGAACGCGCTCGGCGAGGCATGCGGGGAGCTCCGCCGCCATATACTCGACCTCATCCGGGCGGGTGATCTCGCGCGGGCTGAGACGGTGCTCGCTGTGATGGACGAAATCTACGGTGTCCTGGTGCAGGTCGACTATCCGGATGCAGTGACCAACGGTCTTCGGCGAACGACCGACATGGTGCGGGGCGTGCTGGAGCGGACGCGGGGTGACCTCACGCTCGCAGTCGAGCAGCAAAAGTTGAGCGACGCACTGGCCCAGGCCCGCCGAGCGGTCGGCTTGGGCGAGCCTGGGCAGCCGAGCTGA
- a CDS encoding glycine cleavage system protein H, producing MRETAGYAIVHSCILPLDLYYRVESHQWVRVEADGSVRLGYTDVAQTVAGRILQVTFRPTGRHYARDATVAVVESAKWLGAYRTPIAGVLLETNTALLEDPELVNRSPYRRGWLVRLAPDDLAHDLSELLSGPAAVAAYDAFMTRRGLDDCVHCEGYELP from the coding sequence ATGAGGGAGACTGCCGGCTACGCGATCGTCCATAGTTGCATCCTGCCACTCGACCTGTACTATCGAGTGGAATCGCACCAATGGGTACGGGTGGAAGCGGACGGATCGGTGCGGCTCGGCTACACCGATGTTGCCCAAACGGTCGCTGGTCGCATCCTTCAGGTGACCTTCCGTCCGACCGGACGCCACTACGCGCGAGACGCCACGGTCGCAGTCGTGGAGAGTGCGAAGTGGCTCGGCGCCTACCGGACACCGATCGCCGGCGTACTGCTCGAGACCAATACTGCCCTGCTCGAGGATCCGGAGCTGGTCAACCGTAGTCCCTATCGTCGCGGTTGGCTGGTTCGGCTGGCCCCCGATGACCTCGCGCACGATCTCAGCGAACTCCTGAGTGGCCCAGCGGCGGTCGCCGCCTACGATGCGTTCATGACGCGCCGCGGGCTCGATGACTGCGTTCATTGCGAGGGGTACGAACTGCCGTGA
- the lipB gene encoding lipoyl(octanoyl) transferase LipB, translating into MPDDPVVALQLGRVDYLAAWELQRQLAAARRAGAIPDTLLLLEHPPTFTTGRRGGTHHLRLSVDALAARGVPYYVTDRGGDVTYHGPGQLVVYVILRLGEGQRRVRRFVESLEATVLDVLASYGITGELDPRHPGVWIGRNKIAAIGIAIHHGVTYHGIALNVTTDLEPFDWIVPCGIPDRGVTSLAELVAGPVELADVQARWLAAFAERFGRTVELDPEPVRSLDDVLLRLTSRWAGATRSSAIVR; encoded by the coding sequence ATGCCCGATGACCCCGTCGTCGCACTCCAGCTCGGAAGAGTCGACTATCTGGCGGCCTGGGAGTTGCAGCGACAGCTCGCGGCTGCCCGCCGGGCTGGAGCGATCCCGGACACCCTCTTGCTCCTCGAGCATCCACCGACGTTCACGACCGGGCGGCGCGGTGGGACGCATCACCTTCGCCTCTCCGTGGATGCGTTGGCTGCCCGCGGGGTGCCTTATTACGTGACGGACCGTGGGGGCGACGTGACCTACCATGGACCGGGGCAGCTGGTCGTGTACGTCATCCTGCGGCTCGGTGAAGGGCAGCGGCGCGTGCGGCGCTTCGTCGAGTCGTTGGAGGCGACTGTTCTCGACGTGCTGGCGAGCTACGGCATCACGGGGGAACTCGATCCACGTCATCCCGGCGTGTGGATCGGACGTAACAAGATCGCGGCGATCGGTATCGCCATTCACCATGGGGTGACCTACCACGGCATCGCGCTCAACGTCACGACCGACCTGGAGCCGTTCGACTGGATCGTCCCCTGCGGGATTCCTGACCGCGGCGTGACCTCGCTTGCGGAACTCGTCGCTGGCCCGGTCGAGTTGGCCGACGTGCAGGCCCGCTGGCTCGCGGCTTTTGCCGAGCGCTTCGGACGCACCGTGGAGCTCGATCCCGAGCCGGTCCGGTCGCTGGACGACGTCTTGCTGCGACTCACGTCCCGATGGGCGGGAGCAACCCGATCATCAGCGATTGTTCGATGA
- a CDS encoding sulfurtransferase TusA family protein, producing the protein MTDVLQPDRVLDCSGLLCPLPVIRTSKAIKEIAIGQVLKVIATDPGAPADMEAWARQTGNELIDAHEENGKYVFFFRRVR; encoded by the coding sequence ATGACGGATGTGCTGCAGCCGGACCGGGTTCTCGATTGCAGCGGCTTGCTCTGCCCACTCCCAGTGATCCGGACGTCCAAGGCGATCAAGGAGATCGCTATCGGGCAGGTGCTCAAAGTGATCGCCACCGACCCGGGTGCGCCGGCAGACATGGAAGCGTGGGCTCGGCAGACCGGAAACGAACTCATCGATGCTCACGAGGAAAACGGGAAATACGTCTTCTTCTTCCGACGTGTCCGCTGA
- the argH gene encoding argininosuccinate lyase — translation MTTPAKLWGGRFQKPTHELVDQLNASLPFDRRLARHDILGSLAHVTMLAQRGIIPREDAQTIARGLRTILREIEEERFAFRLADEDIHLSVERRLHELIGPVAGRLHTARSRNDQVALDFRLWMREALLEIAEGIVETSGALLDLAELHRDVVMPGYTHLQRAQPVLFAHHVHAYVVMLTRDLERLRQLYQRVNRSPLGSGALAGVPYPIDRHVVAALLAMDGVLENSIDAVSDRDFALEFLADLAILMAHLSRLAEELVLWSSSEFGFIEFDDAFATGSSIMPQKKNPDVAELLRGKSGRVFGHLIGLLTVVKGLPLAYNKDLQEDKEGVFDAYDTVALLLRVLPPMLRTLRINRERLEAAAGQNFTLATDIADALVRAGVPFREAHEAVGRLVAFCLASGKSLDQLTADELARFHSKLAEITLPRTVWDAVRAREHLGGTGPEHVARAIAASRADSAGARQWLESERQRIEHAFARLLSEDVP, via the coding sequence ATGACGACACCAGCCAAATTGTGGGGAGGTCGTTTCCAGAAGCCGACGCACGAACTCGTCGATCAGCTCAATGCGTCCCTCCCCTTCGATCGACGGCTGGCGCGCCACGATATTTTGGGCTCGCTCGCGCACGTGACCATGCTCGCCCAGCGAGGAATCATCCCGCGGGAGGATGCGCAGACGATCGCTCGTGGACTCCGGACCATCCTTCGCGAGATCGAAGAGGAGCGCTTCGCGTTCCGGCTGGCGGACGAGGACATTCACCTGAGCGTAGAGCGGCGCCTCCACGAGCTCATCGGGCCGGTCGCGGGGCGACTCCATACGGCGCGCAGCCGCAACGATCAGGTGGCGCTCGACTTCCGTCTCTGGATGCGCGAAGCTCTGCTCGAGATCGCCGAGGGAATCGTCGAAACGAGTGGTGCGCTCCTCGATCTTGCCGAACTCCACCGCGATGTCGTGATGCCCGGGTACACGCACCTCCAGCGTGCCCAGCCGGTTCTCTTCGCTCATCATGTGCATGCCTATGTCGTCATGTTGACGCGGGATCTGGAGCGCCTGCGCCAGCTGTATCAGCGAGTCAATCGCTCACCGCTCGGCTCAGGAGCGCTGGCTGGTGTTCCCTATCCGATCGATCGGCACGTGGTCGCAGCGCTCCTGGCCATGGACGGGGTGCTCGAGAACAGCATCGACGCCGTCTCCGATCGCGATTTCGCCCTGGAGTTCTTAGCTGATCTCGCGATCCTGATGGCGCATCTTTCGCGTTTGGCCGAGGAGTTGGTCCTCTGGTCGAGCAGTGAGTTCGGCTTCATCGAGTTCGACGATGCCTTCGCAACCGGTTCCTCGATCATGCCCCAAAAGAAGAACCCGGATGTCGCCGAGCTCTTGCGCGGCAAGAGTGGGCGCGTGTTCGGGCACTTGATCGGTCTGCTGACGGTCGTCAAAGGACTCCCGTTGGCCTACAACAAAGATCTTCAGGAAGATAAAGAAGGAGTCTTCGACGCCTACGACACCGTCGCACTCCTGCTGCGCGTCCTGCCGCCCATGTTGCGCACCTTGCGGATCAACCGCGAGCGGCTCGAGGCGGCGGCTGGGCAGAACTTCACACTCGCGACCGACATCGCCGATGCATTGGTTCGGGCGGGTGTCCCGTTCCGGGAAGCCCACGAGGCGGTCGGACGCTTGGTCGCGTTCTGTCTCGCATCCGGAAAGAGCCTCGATCAGTTGACCGCTGACGAACTGGCTCGGTTCCATTCCAAGCTCGCGGAGATCACGTTGCCGCGGACGGTGTGGGATGCAGTGCGCGCTCGGGAACACCTGGGAGGCACCGGACCGGAGCATGTCGCGCGGGCGATCGCGGCGAGTCGGGCTGACTCGGCCGGCGCACGACAGTGGCTCGAAAGCGAGCGACAGCGGATCGAGCATGCCTTTGCCCGGCTCTTGAGCGAGGACGTGCCATGA
- the lipA gene encoding lipoyl synthase, whose protein sequence is MPSVRQPILLQKKPDWFRVRREHGPNYLELRRLVLEEGLHTVCQEARCPNIYECWNQRTATFMILGDRCTRACRFCNVRWGRSGTVDWEEPRRVAEAVERLGLDFAVITSVNRDDLPDGGAAVFAATIREIRSRIPSCGIEVLIPDFLGNWYALRTVVEARPEVIAHNIETVPRLFRVIQPWDDYGRSLELFRRVQAMDDAIALKSGLIVGMGETWDELLAVMRDLREVGVEILTIGQYLPPTPRHFPLHRYYTLEEFEELRRIGEEELGYVYVESGPLVRSSYHAKEQYERYRARRLEVRRG, encoded by the coding sequence ATGCCGTCGGTCCGCCAGCCGATTCTGTTGCAAAAGAAGCCGGACTGGTTCCGCGTGCGGCGGGAGCACGGGCCGAACTATCTCGAACTCCGGCGCCTGGTGCTGGAGGAAGGTTTGCACACGGTCTGTCAAGAGGCGCGTTGCCCCAACATTTACGAATGCTGGAACCAGCGTACCGCGACGTTCATGATCCTCGGCGATCGTTGCACGCGGGCGTGCCGATTTTGCAATGTCCGGTGGGGACGAAGCGGCACAGTCGACTGGGAAGAGCCGCGCCGGGTCGCTGAGGCGGTCGAGCGTTTGGGGCTGGACTTCGCGGTGATCACGTCCGTCAACCGGGACGATCTGCCTGATGGTGGAGCTGCTGTCTTCGCGGCGACGATCCGTGAGATCCGCTCACGCATCCCCTCGTGTGGCATCGAGGTTTTGATTCCCGATTTCCTCGGCAACTGGTACGCACTGCGTACCGTCGTCGAGGCACGGCCCGAGGTGATCGCGCACAATATCGAGACGGTGCCGCGACTCTTCCGCGTCATCCAGCCGTGGGACGATTACGGCCGGAGCCTCGAACTTTTCCGACGAGTGCAGGCGATGGACGATGCGATCGCGCTCAAGTCGGGCCTGATCGTCGGTATGGGGGAGACGTGGGACGAGCTTCTTGCTGTCATGCGCGATCTCCGTGAGGTCGGCGTGGAGATCTTGACCATCGGGCAATATCTGCCGCCGACACCGCGACATTTCCCGCTCCATCGCTACTACACGTTGGAGGAATTCGAGGAGCTGCGGCGGATCGGCGAGGAAGAGTTGGGTTACGTGTACGTAGAGTCCGGCCCGCTGGTGCGGTCGTCCTACCACGCCAAGGAGCAGTACGAGCGCTATCGGGCCCGCCGTCTCGAGGTGCGTCGGGGGTAG
- a CDS encoding DUF1385 domain-containing protein encodes MADERTIYGGQAVLEGVMMRGVRHLATAVRLPDGRIAVWELPLASERWAARLRHVPLLRGVLALWETLVLGVRALVFSAHVAVRYDPELEQTKPGTSASSWGGLLWGTVALSLALSVGLFFLLPLGVASLLDRWVGSGWTIHALEGTIRLGILLGYLAVIGRTPDIARVFGYHGAEHKTIHAWEHGDPLTVEGARPHSLLHPRCGTGFLLIVVALSIVVFAFLGWPSLVWRVLSRVALIPLIAALAYEIIRLAARWFHLRPVRVLLAPSLALQRLTTREPDDAMLETAIVALHRVLVAEGHAVPALAVSAPVIVVDEAGQEQAVFAPSGKREERA; translated from the coding sequence GTGGCGGACGAGCGCACCATCTACGGCGGCCAAGCAGTCCTCGAAGGTGTCATGATGCGCGGCGTCCGCCATCTGGCGACGGCGGTTCGCTTGCCGGACGGCCGGATCGCCGTCTGGGAGCTGCCGCTCGCTTCCGAGCGCTGGGCAGCGCGGCTGCGCCATGTTCCCCTTCTGCGCGGTGTTTTGGCCTTATGGGAGACGCTCGTCCTCGGTGTGCGCGCGCTGGTTTTTTCCGCGCACGTCGCTGTCCGCTATGATCCGGAGCTCGAGCAGACAAAGCCTGGGACGAGTGCGAGCTCATGGGGTGGTCTCTTGTGGGGAACCGTCGCGCTCTCGCTCGCCCTTTCCGTGGGCCTCTTCTTTCTCCTCCCGCTCGGTGTCGCTAGCCTGCTCGACCGATGGGTCGGGTCGGGCTGGACGATCCATGCCTTGGAGGGGACGATCCGGCTCGGGATCCTTCTGGGCTACTTGGCCGTGATCGGACGGACGCCGGATATCGCTCGCGTCTTCGGGTACCACGGTGCTGAACACAAAACGATCCATGCCTGGGAGCACGGGGATCCGTTGACGGTGGAGGGAGCTCGCCCGCACAGCCTGCTGCATCCTCGGTGCGGGACCGGTTTCCTGCTGATCGTGGTCGCGCTCTCGATCGTGGTGTTCGCCTTCCTGGGCTGGCCGTCGCTGGTGTGGCGTGTTCTTTCGCGCGTTGCGCTGATTCCCCTGATCGCGGCCTTGGCCTACGAAATCATTCGCTTGGCTGCACGCTGGTTCCACCTTCGCCCGGTGCGGGTCTTGCTCGCGCCGAGCCTGGCGCTGCAGCGGCTGACGACTCGGGAACCGGACGATGCGATGCTCGAGACGGCTATCGTCGCCTTGCATCGCGTCCTGGTTGCCGAAGGGCATGCAGTCCCGGCGCTGGCGGTGTCCGCCCCGGTTATCGTGGTCGACGAAGCAGGGCAGGAGCAGGCGGTCTTCGCCCCGTCCGGCAAGCGAGAGGAACGAGCATGA
- a CDS encoding thioredoxin family protein, which translates to MTRIRLFTHPICSGCAEALALVQRLAAEEPEIQVEVISLASAAGRAAAQEAGVVVVPTLLIDGERLTGVPTLEELRARVQHATRTGG; encoded by the coding sequence GTGACGCGGATCAGGCTCTTCACACATCCGATCTGCTCTGGTTGCGCGGAAGCGCTCGCGCTGGTGCAGCGCCTGGCTGCCGAAGAGCCGGAGATTCAGGTAGAAGTGATCAGCCTGGCATCGGCCGCTGGTCGCGCCGCAGCGCAGGAAGCAGGGGTCGTCGTGGTTCCGACGCTCCTAATCGACGGCGAGCGCCTCACTGGTGTCCCGACACTCGAGGAACTTCGCGCACGGGTGCAGCACGCTACCCGAACAGGAGGCTGA